In Oculatellaceae cyanobacterium, the DNA window GCGCCGCTAGGCTGTCCCTTGTCTTGATGTTGAGCATCCCACTGCGATCGTGGTTAGCAACGCAAATGCGATAGGTTTGGTATGTTTTCGCCATAAGTTTCTACCTCTGCCTTTGAGCCTACTTTAGCAATAAAGTTTGTTAGTCATCACCCTTTAGGCAGATTTAACTCCCACTTCTCAACATCACCACGAGCAAAATGACTGGCTGCTTCGTTTTTCTGCTTGAGAAGTTGTTTCAAATTCTCGGATAAATTGGCAAAAACATCTCGAATATCAGCCGTTAGCCAATTTAGATCGGGTTCAGCCCATACTGTACCCTGCAAAGTAATTAATTTAGTTCCTTTGGGTACTTTAAAAACAATGCCAAATTGCGCTGTGCCAACTTTCTGTAGTTCCTGATCCTGAATTCGCCAGTAACAAGTAGATAATCCTTCACCATTGGTCAGAATTTCAGAATGACCGAAATTATATTGATATGCAGGAATTGCTAAAAATGCCTTGAAGTTATTCTTGCTGGCAACATTAGCTTTGATATCTCCTGGTATCAAATCTAATAATTCTGCCAACTTGGAGGAATCAATACCCACATCCCAATTCAAGTTGCCATTTAATCCCACATCCATACCCACTCCAAGGTTCATTACTGAATGCCACTTTTGAGCGGGAAACAAGCTAACAATAACTGGTTCATTGCTACCTTTAGGGCTAAAATCTAACTCACACGTTAACCGCGAGAATGTAGCACCACGTTCAGGACGAAGAGCAACAGTCAGCGTCATATAGTAGAAGTCGAACTGCTCTTGCATCTGTTGTTTGTAGATGCTATCGAGTTCAGTACCACTATCTTTGAAAGTATTTTCTGTGAGCCTAATTAACCGATCTCTGGGATTACCAAAGCTGATTTTAGTTTGAAATAAGCTATCAACTTTTTCTGCATTTATCCCCAGTTTTGTCCCACCTGCTAATGTTCCTTCCCATTTCTGAACTTCTTTGAGTAATTCAGATAATACGGCATCGTTTTCATCAAAGTTTAGTTTGAATAGTTTATCGGTCATATTGAGGGCTTCCTTAACTTCATTTAGCACAATTGATATCTGCTTTGACCCCAAACCTGCTAGATTATTACGAACACTAACAGTATCAGGATGATTGCTACCTAAAACACGATCATAAATTTTAAAAGCTTGTTGGTATAAAAGTTCGGCTTCGCTGTAGCGTCCTTGTGAATAGTAGAGATTTGCCAAGTTGTTAACGCTAGTGCCGACTAAGGGATGCTCTTGTCCAAGCAAGCGTCGTCTCAACTCCAAAGCTTGTTGGTATAAAGGTTCGGCTTCACTATAGCGTCCTTGCGAAGAGTAGAGATTTGCCAAGTTGTTTAGATTAGTGGCAATTAACGGATGATCTTGTCCCAATGAGCGTTGATACAACTCTAAAGCTTGAATGTACAAAGGTTCGGCTTCACTATAGCGTCCTTGCGAAGAGTAGAGATTCGCCAAATTGTTTAGATTAGTGGCGACATCGGGGTGGTTTTGTCCTAGTAAGCGTTGTCTTAACTCCAAAGCTTGTAGGTACAAAGGTTCGGCTTCACTATAGCGTCCTTGCAAATAGTAGAGATTTGCCAAATTGTTCAGGCTAGTGGCGACATCGGGATGGTCTTGTCCCAGTAAGCGTTGTCTCAACTCCAAAGCTTGTAGGTACAAAGGTTCAGCTTCACTATAGCGTCCTTGCAAATAGTAGAGATTCGCCAAATTGTTCAGGCTAGTGGCGACATCGGGATGATCTTGCCCCAAGCGGGTTTGTACTGTGGATAAACACTGTTGATACCAAGGTTCTGCTAGCCTATACAATCCCTGACTGTCATAAAATGTCCCCAACCCTGCAAAAACCCAGATTAAATCTTCATTGTTAACCGCATCAATCAGATTTTCAGCAACTTCCTGTAAATGCGGTATGTAAATTGTCAGCGACTCGATTAACTCGCGGGTGGGAGATTGGGGAATCTCTTGCGCCACTCTCACAATCCAAGCAGCAAAAGCTTGTCTAAGATCGTTTGCTTGTCCTGAACCAGTTAACTTGGCTTGCAAAAACTCGCGAATCAGGGGATAAATTGTGTAGCATCCCTCTGTTTCTACCAGTCGCTGAATTAAATGCCGCTTGTAAAGTTGCTTTTTCGCCTCGTTAATATCTTCTAGTTCCCAATTGAATAACTCAGCCTTAGATTGTAACCATTCCCAGACAAAGCCGTTTAAAGCAAACAAACTTACAAATTCAGCGATAAGCTGCGCGATGGGATTTAGTTCTTGCCAGCTTAATTCAAATGCGGCTTTTACTCCTCGCTGTGCTGTACTCAAGTTTTCCCACTGTGACGAATTTAAAGCTTCATCGCCAATCCGCTTTTTTTTCAGCCGCTTTAACATTGCTGCTAAAGACAAATCTGGGTTATCTGTCAAATAATTCGTGACTAATTCGACACCCAAAGGCAAATAACCCAACCATGCACACAAACTTTTTGCTGCTTCTTTTTCCCTCTCTATTCGCTTGTCATTTTCTCCAAGAATTGCTGATAGCAGTTGCAAAGCTTCTTCTTCAGACAGCACATCTAAAGAAATTTCTCTAACGACATTGCGGTCTAAATTTCGCAACCTTGTTGTCATCAATACTCGAAAGCGATTATTTGTGGGCAGTATTTCTCGATAACCTGCTAAATTAGTTACATCATCCAACACTACCAAAACTAAACCTTCTGGCGGTTGCCAATGCTGCAAACACCAGCGCACTTGTTCGGTTAAACTCAGCACTTTTCCACCTAATTTCTGTGGTACTTCCAAAGCAACGTAAAGCTGCACAAACTGAACAATTTCTGCGGCTAAATTGGTTTCTCTGGCATTCAGCCAACAAATCCCCCCAGGATAATCATTTTCATACTGCCTTGCATATTGTGCTGCCAAAGTTGTCTTTCCCACTCCTCCCATTCCCGCAACAGCCAAAATTGCCACACGGTTTTGTTGCTGCAATTCCTGATGCAGTGTTTCTAGTTCCTGCGTCCGTCCGACAAAGTTAGCAGTATCAGCGTAAGGAATATATTTAGGGGAATTTGATAATTGTGACTGTTTAGATAACTGTGGTTGCCTATGCTTAACTTCTGGCTCCAAATAATCAATTAAACTATTACTTTCAAGTGAATCAGCAAATCTTGCATAATCTCCACCTAACCGCTTTAAAATCTGGTTTGTAACTTTTGCAAAATAAGCAATTTTTTGGGCATCATTAATATCTTTAACTTTTTTTTCTTTTCTTAAAACGGCAGCGAAATTTTCCAGCGAAAACCCCACTTTCTTTGCTACATACTTCGATACTTCATCCACGACATTCAGCACATATTCTGAAGGAACAGAATCAACTAATAGCTCCCGTACTTCTTCTATAAAATCATACTGAACATAATCAGGATTAGTTTCTGAATTAATTTCAGATAAAGGTTTTAATAATCCTCCTAAAAACACCTCAGCCACATGAACTTGTTGAGAATTTTTTAAAAGCATTTCCCGAATCAACCGCACAATAGGTAAAGTAATCACGGGTGCAGCAGCTAATAATCCCGCTAGTTTTCGAGCCATCGGTGAAGCTGTGACTCGAAAAGCCTGCACGCGCTGTTCTGCCCTTAATTGCTCGTAATCAAGATTAAATAATCTAGTTTCCTTATTAATAGGAGTTACATCTAACTTAAAAACATACCCTAACGTCCAAATACTGCCTCTACCCGCTAACATTTGCGCCCAAGTTGCCACTTTATCTGGTTCTAAGGTAAAAACAGGGACTTTAATACCTCTATCCTCTTCCAGTTCGTCCCACAATGAAACTTCTTTGGCAATTAATTTCTGGTTAAACACCCCTGGAATTAACCCTTGCAACCGCACTTCTGAAGCTCTCCCCAAAGCAGTTCTTTTCCACAGCCATTTAGGAAGCATCTGGACAATTGCCATTACACCTCGCCTTGTCCAGATTTCTAACGCAGACATGACCTTGCCATTGCGCCAAAGAGAGGAGACACAATCGCTAACTACTAACACT includes these proteins:
- a CDS encoding SAV_2336 N-terminal domain-related protein, with product MIDQLITALSKEVGLSAEEIADTIWLALYMGEAELISSDFPFSQEDEAGINNRDSKETFPKLQPEISDSQATGRNQPTEEQKAGIYPRTQNQTSTGSDLFFKVPDAPSLREPLTLARALKPLMRRIPSGTTLVLDEAATIQRIADEGLWLPVLRPTLEPWLDLELVVDESISMQIWRHTIRDLERLLKNYGIFRDVRVWGLIADEQEQVQIRRGIGATAKNQPLRSPAELIDPSGRRLVLVVSDCVSSLWRNGKVMSALEIWTRRGVMAIVQMLPKWLWKRTALGRASEVRLQGLIPGVFNQKLIAKEVSLWDELEEDRGIKVPVFTLEPDKVATWAQMLAGRGSIWTLGYVFKLDVTPINKETRLFNLDYEQLRAEQRVQAFRVTASPMARKLAGLLAAAPVITLPIVRLIREMLLKNSQQVHVAEVFLGGLLKPLSEINSETNPDYVQYDFIEEVRELLVDSVPSEYVLNVVDEVSKYVAKKVGFSLENFAAVLRKEKKVKDINDAQKIAYFAKVTNQILKRLGGDYARFADSLESNSLIDYLEPEVKHRQPQLSKQSQLSNSPKYIPYADTANFVGRTQELETLHQELQQQNRVAILAVAGMGGVGKTTLAAQYARQYENDYPGGICWLNARETNLAAEIVQFVQLYVALEVPQKLGGKVLSLTEQVRWCLQHWQPPEGLVLVVLDDVTNLAGYREILPTNNRFRVLMTTRLRNLDRNVVREISLDVLSEEEALQLLSAILGENDKRIEREKEAAKSLCAWLGYLPLGVELVTNYLTDNPDLSLAAMLKRLKKKRIGDEALNSSQWENLSTAQRGVKAAFELSWQELNPIAQLIAEFVSLFALNGFVWEWLQSKAELFNWELEDINEAKKQLYKRHLIQRLVETEGCYTIYPLIREFLQAKLTGSGQANDLRQAFAAWIVRVAQEIPQSPTRELIESLTIYIPHLQEVAENLIDAVNNEDLIWVFAGLGTFYDSQGLYRLAEPWYQQCLSTVQTRLGQDHPDVATSLNNLANLYYLQGRYSEAEPLYLQALELRQRLLGQDHPDVATSLNNLANLYYLQGRYSEAEPLYLQALELRQRLLGQNHPDVATNLNNLANLYSSQGRYSEAEPLYIQALELYQRSLGQDHPLIATNLNNLANLYSSQGRYSEAEPLYQQALELRRRLLGQEHPLVGTSVNNLANLYYSQGRYSEAELLYQQAFKIYDRVLGSNHPDTVSVRNNLAGLGSKQISIVLNEVKEALNMTDKLFKLNFDENDAVLSELLKEVQKWEGTLAGGTKLGINAEKVDSLFQTKISFGNPRDRLIRLTENTFKDSGTELDSIYKQQMQEQFDFYYMTLTVALRPERGATFSRLTCELDFSPKGSNEPVIVSLFPAQKWHSVMNLGVGMDVGLNGNLNWDVGIDSSKLAELLDLIPGDIKANVASKNNFKAFLAIPAYQYNFGHSEILTNGEGLSTCYWRIQDQELQKVGTAQFGIVFKVPKGTKLITLQGTVWAEPDLNWLTADIRDVFANLSENLKQLLKQKNEAASHFARGDVEKWELNLPKG